One Photobacterium sp. TY1-4 genomic window carries:
- a CDS encoding AEC family transporter has product MDEFLTQLDYSFSVTGPIFIMLGLGVLLRRQGLIEEKFVESGSRLVFTVTLPALLFLSVVGSDLQQIGNAGLLGFAIVANILVYLLFELLAPWLIKDKREVGVVVQGAFRANTGIIGLAYVSNAFGDTGLVVGSLYVAVITVLYNILAVITLTRANGQQGLSLSGLCRSILKNPLIISICAALPFSLLQIELPTVLVQSGRYFADMTLPLALLCTGASLDLNQLRQDSAHANYATCGRLIIAPVLITLAGGLIGFRGMELGILFLMSAAPTAAASYVMARSMGANARLAANVIALTTLGSLLTCSLGITALSSAGLLH; this is encoded by the coding sequence ATGGATGAATTTCTGACCCAGCTTGACTACTCGTTCTCGGTGACCGGGCCGATCTTTATTATGCTCGGGCTTGGGGTGCTGTTACGCCGGCAAGGGCTGATTGAGGAAAAATTTGTCGAATCAGGCTCCCGGCTGGTATTTACCGTCACCTTACCGGCCCTGCTGTTTCTCAGCGTGGTGGGCTCCGATCTGCAACAAATCGGCAATGCCGGCCTGCTTGGCTTCGCGATTGTCGCCAACATCCTGGTTTACCTGCTGTTCGAACTGCTCGCCCCCTGGCTGATCAAAGATAAACGGGAAGTCGGCGTCGTGGTCCAGGGCGCTTTTCGGGCCAACACCGGGATCATCGGACTGGCCTACGTCAGCAATGCTTTCGGTGACACCGGGCTTGTCGTCGGCTCTTTATATGTTGCGGTGATCACGGTGCTCTATAACATCCTGGCCGTGATCACCTTAACCCGGGCCAACGGCCAGCAAGGGCTCAGCCTGAGCGGCCTGTGTCGCTCGATCCTCAAAAACCCGCTGATCATCAGTATCTGCGCAGCCCTGCCATTTTCCCTGCTCCAGATTGAGCTTCCGACGGTGCTGGTGCAATCGGGCCGTTATTTTGCGGATATGACCCTGCCGTTGGCGCTGCTGTGCACCGGCGCCAGTCTGGATCTGAACCAACTGCGCCAGGACTCGGCCCACGCCAACTATGCGACCTGCGGCCGCTTGATCATCGCTCCGGTGTTGATCACCCTCGCCGGCGGCCTAATCGGCTTTCGGGGTATGGAGCTGGGGATCCTTTTTCTGATGAGCGCCGCCCCCACCGCGGCAGCCAGCTATGTCATGGCCCGATCGATGGGTGCCAATGCCCGGCTGGCAGCCAATGTGATAGCCTTGACCACGCTGGGCTCCCTGCTGACCTGCAGCCTGGGGATCACCGCCCTGAGTAGCGCCGGATTGTTGCACTGA
- a CDS encoding AraC family transcriptional regulator, with the protein MNDKHDPSVFKPSELIKLPEQMEHHNHGYNQVVIGLSGQTEFDIEGYGNLVCPGQGCLVTADSEHAFSGVGRNEILVLNIPAKQLHPSYAGDRMTRLFEQSSYFHLDTQAQNLIQALTAEMAAHPDDLLLSKACTDTLMCVLQRHFKPQHGERTLQRLNMDIIDQYILQHLTRKISVTQLAGLVFLGESQFHHLFKEQTGVTPHQYVLKKRLEMAKQLIEETPLSMAQVAQTSGFASQSSFTQAFTRLYGVPPARYRKEHG; encoded by the coding sequence ATGAATGACAAGCATGATCCGAGCGTGTTTAAGCCTTCAGAATTGATCAAACTGCCGGAGCAGATGGAACACCATAACCATGGTTACAACCAGGTAGTGATTGGGCTGTCCGGGCAAACTGAGTTTGATATTGAAGGGTACGGCAATCTGGTGTGCCCGGGCCAGGGCTGTCTGGTGACCGCGGACTCAGAACATGCGTTTTCCGGCGTTGGCCGTAATGAAATTCTGGTGCTCAATATTCCGGCCAAACAGTTGCACCCGAGTTACGCCGGGGATCGGATGACCCGGTTGTTTGAACAATCGTCTTATTTCCACCTTGATACTCAGGCGCAGAATCTGATCCAGGCCCTGACGGCGGAAATGGCCGCGCATCCTGATGATCTGCTGCTGAGTAAGGCGTGTACTGATACCCTGATGTGTGTGTTGCAGCGTCATTTTAAACCCCAGCACGGGGAGCGCACGCTGCAGCGGCTGAACATGGATATTATTGATCAGTACATACTTCAGCATCTGACGCGCAAAATCTCGGTAACACAGCTGGCCGGGCTGGTGTTTCTCGGCGAGAGCCAGTTTCACCATTTGTTCAAAGAACAGACTGGGGTGACCCCTCACCAATACGTGTTGAAAAAACGGCTGGAGATGGCCAAACAACTGATCGAGGAAACCCCGCTGAGCATGGCGCAAGTGGCCCAGACCTCAGGGTTTGCCAGCCAGAGTAGTTTTACCCAGGCGTTTACCCGCCTTTACGGGGTGCCACCGGCCCGCTATCGGAAAGAACACGGCTGA
- the putA gene encoding bifunctional proline dehydrogenase/L-glutamate gamma-semialdehyde dehydrogenase PutA, with protein MFNAADVLQPSFIERPLDEIWQLISPLYSVDESQWLNQLLPMAEPTAQERQATADEATTLIERVRADQNAIQMIDALLLEYSLDTKEGILLMCLAEALMRIPDAATADALIRDKLSVADWKSHLKNSDKLFVNASTWGLMLTGKVVTMDAKEDGTPSHVINRLVNKMSEPVIRQAMNQAMKIMGHQFVLGRSISEAMKNGKEKRDQGFTYSFDMLGEAALTVQDAQKYFKDYIMAIEAVGRDSYGSQKSSNTRSPDPTVSIKLSALHPRYDVSNEARVMGEMYDSVLALLKRARELNVGITIDAEEADRLELSLKLFEKLYRADEVRGWGRFGLVVQAYSKRALPVLAWLAALSKEQGDVIPLRLVKGAYWDSELKLCQQSGYEGYPVFTRKEGTDCSYLACARFLLSEHLRGLIYPQFASHNAHTVSAIVAMAGNSRNFEFQRLHGMGDALYNHVMEMHKVNVRIYAPVGSHKDLLPYLVRRLLENGANSSFVHRLVDANCPVETLIQHPVDQLRSRATLHNHLIPLPPAIFGDTRKNSAGINIDIESQWQPFTAAVKGFNDHQWTAGPIINGEHLAGDAQAVTAPYDRRESVGTVGFANAEQVDAAISAAADAYPAWSARPAAERAEYLQRLADLLESNTPELVALCHREAGKTIQDSIDEIREAVDFCRFYAHQAATEFADAKEVTCFDGTSKLLSYQGRGVFVCISPWNFPLAIFLGQVSAALAAGNTVVAKPAEQTSLIAHRGIELMLEAGLPAGAIQFVPGTGAVVGTPLTSDPRIAGVAFTGSTETAQRINRTLAARDCEPAVLVAETGGQNAMIVDSTALPEQVVRDVVRSAFASAGQRCSALRVLYVQADIADRIVDLIKGAMAELSVGRPQLHSTDVGPVIDKGARQKLLTHIESLKNQAKLVAQAKLGEVCQHGDFVAPTAFEISGIDVLKNENFGPILHIVRFKANELDQVIDQINNTGFGLTMGVHSRNERTYGHIERRARVGNCYVNRDQVGAVVGVQPFGGQGLSGTGPKAGGPHYLYRFTQDVFNA; from the coding sequence ATGTTCAATGCGGCAGATGTACTTCAGCCATCTTTTATTGAGCGACCATTGGATGAAATCTGGCAACTGATTTCCCCGCTCTATTCTGTTGATGAGTCTCAGTGGCTGAATCAACTTTTGCCGATGGCAGAGCCAACGGCGCAAGAGCGTCAGGCGACGGCAGATGAGGCAACGACACTGATTGAGCGTGTCCGTGCCGATCAGAATGCCATCCAGATGATCGATGCGTTGCTGCTGGAATACAGCCTGGATACCAAAGAAGGGATTTTGCTGATGTGTCTGGCAGAAGCCCTGATGCGGATCCCGGATGCGGCCACGGCTGATGCGCTGATCCGCGATAAGCTCAGTGTGGCAGACTGGAAGTCGCACCTGAAAAATTCCGACAAGCTGTTTGTGAACGCCTCCACCTGGGGCCTGATGCTGACCGGTAAGGTGGTCACGATGGATGCCAAGGAAGACGGGACACCAAGCCATGTGATCAACCGTCTGGTGAACAAAATGTCTGAGCCGGTGATCCGCCAGGCGATGAACCAGGCTATGAAGATCATGGGGCACCAGTTCGTGCTGGGTCGCAGTATCAGCGAAGCAATGAAAAATGGGAAGGAAAAGCGCGATCAGGGCTTTACTTACTCGTTTGACATGCTGGGTGAAGCCGCGCTGACTGTGCAGGATGCCCAGAAGTATTTTAAAGATTACATCATGGCGATCGAAGCGGTCGGCCGTGATAGCTACGGCAGCCAGAAGAGCAGCAACACCCGTTCACCGGATCCGACGGTGTCGATCAAGCTGTCGGCGCTGCATCCGCGATACGACGTGTCGAATGAAGCGCGGGTGATGGGCGAAATGTACGACTCCGTCCTGGCGCTGCTCAAGCGTGCCCGTGAACTGAATGTCGGGATCACCATTGATGCCGAGGAAGCGGACCGCTTGGAGCTGTCGCTGAAACTGTTTGAAAAGCTGTACCGCGCTGATGAAGTGCGTGGCTGGGGTCGGTTTGGCCTGGTGGTTCAGGCTTACTCGAAGCGGGCTCTGCCGGTTCTGGCCTGGTTGGCCGCACTGAGTAAAGAGCAGGGCGATGTGATCCCGCTGCGTCTGGTGAAAGGGGCGTACTGGGACAGTGAGCTCAAACTGTGTCAGCAAAGCGGTTATGAAGGTTACCCGGTCTTTACCCGTAAAGAAGGGACCGACTGTTCATACCTGGCCTGTGCCCGCTTCCTGCTGTCAGAGCACCTGCGTGGCCTGATTTACCCGCAGTTCGCCAGCCATAACGCCCACACGGTGTCAGCGATTGTGGCCATGGCCGGGAACAGCCGTAATTTTGAATTCCAGCGTCTGCATGGGATGGGCGATGCCCTCTACAACCATGTAATGGAAATGCACAAGGTGAACGTGCGGATTTACGCACCGGTCGGCAGCCACAAAGATCTGCTGCCGTACCTGGTTCGCCGCCTGCTGGAAAACGGGGCCAACAGCTCATTTGTTCACCGTCTGGTGGATGCCAACTGTCCGGTGGAAACCCTGATCCAGCATCCGGTTGATCAGCTGCGCTCGCGTGCGACGCTGCACAACCACCTGATCCCGCTGCCGCCGGCAATTTTCGGCGACACGCGTAAAAACTCAGCCGGGATCAACATTGATATTGAATCGCAGTGGCAGCCATTTACCGCCGCGGTGAAGGGCTTCAACGATCACCAGTGGACGGCCGGCCCGATCATCAACGGGGAGCACCTTGCCGGTGATGCGCAGGCGGTGACCGCACCTTACGATCGTCGTGAGTCGGTGGGGACTGTGGGCTTTGCCAACGCGGAGCAGGTTGATGCGGCGATTTCAGCGGCTGCGGATGCTTATCCTGCCTGGTCGGCGCGTCCGGCGGCGGAGCGTGCGGAATATCTGCAGCGTCTGGCGGACCTGCTGGAAAGCAATACCCCTGAGCTGGTGGCCCTGTGTCACCGTGAGGCTGGGAAGACCATCCAGGACAGCATTGATGAAATTCGTGAAGCGGTCGATTTCTGCCGTTTCTACGCCCATCAGGCTGCGACTGAGTTTGCTGACGCGAAGGAAGTGACCTGCTTTGATGGTACTTCAAAGCTGCTGAGCTACCAGGGCCGTGGCGTCTTTGTCTGTATCAGTCCGTGGAACTTCCCGCTGGCGATCTTCCTTGGTCAGGTGTCTGCGGCGCTGGCGGCAGGGAACACCGTGGTGGCCAAACCGGCAGAGCAGACCTCGCTGATTGCCCACCGCGGGATTGAGCTGATGCTGGAAGCCGGCTTGCCGGCCGGGGCGATTCAGTTTGTGCCGGGCACCGGGGCTGTGGTGGGGACGCCACTGACGTCGGATCCGCGCATCGCCGGGGTGGCCTTTACCGGCTCCACCGAAACCGCGCAGCGGATCAACCGCACGCTGGCTGCCCGCGACTGTGAGCCTGCGGTTCTGGTGGCCGAGACTGGTGGCCAGAATGCAATGATTGTCGACAGTACGGCGTTGCCGGAGCAGGTGGTCCGCGATGTGGTTCGTTCGGCCTTTGCGTCGGCGGGTCAGCGCTGTTCCGCTCTGCGGGTGCTGTATGTTCAGGCGGATATTGCCGATCGTATTGTCGACCTGATCAAAGGGGCGATGGCAGAGCTCTCCGTTGGCCGCCCGCAGCTGCATAGCACGGATGTGGGCCCGGTGATTGACAAGGGTGCCCGTCAGAAACTGCTGACGCACATCGAGTCGCTGAAGAACCAGGCCAAGCTGGTTGCGCAGGCGAAACTGGGTGAGGTTTGTCAGCATGGTGATTTCGTTGCGCCGACGGCGTTTGAAATCAGCGGCATTGATGTGCTGAAAAATGAAAACTTTGGTCCGATCCTTCACATCGTTCGCTTCAAGGCCAACGAGCTTGATCAGGTGATCGATCAAATCAACAACACCGGATTCGGTCTGACGATGGGGGTTCATAGCCGCAATGAGCGCACCTATGGCCACATTGAGCGTCGTGCCCGGGTGGGGAACTGCTATGTGAACCGCGATCAGGTCGGTGCCGTGGTCGGCGTACAGCCGTTCGGCGGCCAGGGTCTGTCCGGGACGGGTCCGAAAGCGGGTGGTCCGCACTACCTGTACCGCTTTACCCAAGATGTGTTTAACGCTTGA
- a CDS encoding aldehyde dehydrogenase family protein has protein sequence MMTQIQTLIENSSAAWEGWNGLGYEARTQILERWTETLAPEARAMVTFQCRNAAEHVAETLLMPGPTGESNELYCAGRGSFVVTADAETPLVAVVGQIAAVLVTGNTAFVCLPSNSVVSAGELVAQLEQCGCVGGVITAVDSADLTALVSHPSVAGVAYAGTLSTSQALARQLAARDGLLAQLICETDCESLPVIGSPTYSLRFVTERTRTINVTAVGGNATLLELGSGEEH, from the coding sequence ATGATGACACAGATTCAAACCCTGATTGAAAACAGCTCAGCAGCCTGGGAAGGCTGGAACGGACTGGGCTATGAAGCGCGGACGCAAATTCTGGAGCGCTGGACGGAAACGCTGGCGCCGGAAGCTCGGGCGATGGTGACCTTTCAGTGTCGCAATGCGGCCGAGCATGTGGCCGAAACCCTGCTGATGCCGGGGCCGACCGGGGAAAGCAATGAGCTGTACTGCGCCGGTCGCGGCAGCTTTGTGGTCACGGCGGATGCCGAGACGCCGCTGGTGGCTGTGGTGGGTCAGATCGCCGCAGTCTTGGTGACCGGGAATACGGCTTTCGTTTGCCTGCCGTCGAATAGTGTGGTGTCGGCAGGTGAGTTGGTGGCACAGCTGGAACAGTGTGGCTGTGTCGGCGGTGTGATCACCGCAGTTGACAGTGCTGACCTGACTGCTTTGGTCAGCCACCCGTCTGTAGCCGGCGTGGCTTATGCCGGGACACTGTCAACATCTCAGGCGCTCGCGCGCCAACTGGCTGCCCGTGACGGTTTGCTGGCTCAGCTGATCTGTGAAACAGATTGCGAGTCACTGCCGGTGATTGGCAGCCCGACGTACTCACTGCGTTTCGTGACCGAACGGACACGAACCATCAATGTGACAGCGGTCGGCGGTAACGCCACGCTGCTGGAGCTGGGGAGCGGTGAGGAGCATTAA
- the putP gene encoding sodium/proline symporter PutP — MIENSFAITGTFIVYLIGMMAIGYYAYKRTSDSSDYFLGGRSLGPWPAAISAGASDMSGWLLLGLPGYAYAAGMESLWLAGGLMLGTWLNWLICAKRLRTYTITADNSITLPEYLSRRFHDNSKLIQTISAFFILLFFLFYTSSGLVAGGKLFETVFGLDYTIAVIVGTVCVVSYTLFGGFLAVSWTDLVQGLLMAAALLIVPIAAMEGGVGDLSAALTAKNPELMTLFNDMKGEPLSAIAIISLAAWGLGYFGQPHILARFNATRSNRDIVTARRIAVTWTALSMAGAILVGLVGILYVDNQLAGSLDDGERIFMLLVNAIFHPVIAGILLAAILAAIMSTADSQLLVSSSALAEDFYKQVFRPQASTEEIVLVGRVAVIALSVIALMLAMNPDSTVLGLVSYAWAGFGAAFGPALLLSLYWKDMNRNGALAGIVVGALTVVVWKQLSGGLFDLYEIVPGFIFATVAIIAISKATGGASREVIAQFDTYEKNLVEFD, encoded by the coding sequence ATGATAGAAAATAGCTTTGCTATTACAGGAACGTTTATCGTCTACCTGATCGGGATGATGGCGATTGGTTACTATGCATACAAGCGAACGTCTGATTCATCGGATTATTTCCTGGGTGGCCGCTCTCTGGGGCCATGGCCTGCGGCCATTTCTGCCGGTGCCTCCGACATGAGTGGCTGGCTGTTGCTGGGTCTGCCGGGTTACGCCTATGCAGCGGGGATGGAATCGCTGTGGCTGGCGGGCGGCCTGATGCTGGGAACCTGGCTGAACTGGCTGATCTGTGCCAAGCGCTTGCGGACCTACACCATCACCGCAGATAACTCGATCACACTTCCTGAATATCTGTCCCGTCGTTTCCACGACAACTCGAAACTGATTCAGACGATTTCGGCATTTTTCATTCTGCTGTTCTTCCTTTTCTACACCAGTTCGGGTCTGGTTGCCGGCGGCAAGTTGTTTGAAACCGTCTTTGGCCTGGATTACACCATCGCGGTCATTGTGGGCACGGTCTGCGTGGTGTCTTACACCCTGTTCGGTGGCTTCCTGGCGGTATCCTGGACGGACCTGGTTCAGGGCCTGCTGATGGCCGCAGCGTTGCTGATCGTGCCGATTGCAGCAATGGAAGGCGGTGTGGGCGACCTGAGCGCTGCGCTGACGGCGAAGAACCCGGAGCTGATGACTCTGTTCAACGATATGAAGGGTGAGCCGCTTTCTGCCATCGCGATCATTTCGCTGGCGGCCTGGGGCCTGGGCTATTTCGGTCAGCCACACATCCTGGCGCGTTTTAATGCTACCCGTTCAAACCGGGATATCGTTACCGCGCGTCGTATCGCGGTGACCTGGACTGCGCTGTCAATGGCGGGTGCTATCCTGGTGGGCTTGGTGGGGATCCTGTATGTGGATAACCAGCTTGCGGGCTCACTGGACGATGGCGAACGTATCTTCATGCTGCTGGTGAATGCCATCTTCCACCCAGTGATTGCCGGTATCCTGCTGGCTGCGATCCTGGCGGCGATCATGAGTACTGCTGATTCTCAGTTGCTGGTGTCTTCTTCTGCCCTGGCGGAAGACTTCTACAAGCAAGTGTTCCGCCCGCAAGCTTCGACGGAAGAGATTGTCCTGGTTGGCCGTGTAGCGGTAATCGCTCTATCCGTCATTGCCCTGATGCTGGCGATGAATCCGGACAGCACGGTTCTGGGTCTGGTGTCTTACGCCTGGGCTGGTTTCGGTGCTGCCTTTGGTCCGGCGCTGCTGCTGAGCCTGTACTGGAAAGACATGAACCGCAATGGTGCCCTGGCGGGGATCGTGGTGGGTGCACTCACCGTGGTGGTTTGGAAGCAACTGAGCGGCGGTCTGTTCGACCTGTACGAAATCGTCCCGGGCTTCATTTTCGCGACGGTTGCGATCATCGCGATCAGCAAGGCGACCGGTGGTGCTTCGCGTGAAGTGATTGCACAGTTCGACACCTACGAGAAAAACCTGGTTGAGTTCGATTAA
- a CDS encoding HlyD family secretion protein, producing the protein MDLLLILTYAAFCVAIFKIFKIPLNKWTVPTAVLGGIILIGSLILLMNYNHPHTNFGGQFFVSTPIVPGVRGKVIEVPVTPNQPLKKGDILFKIDPTPFAAEVRLQEAALAEAKQSVLGLEAAYKSSQATTAKAQAERDRTLQQFRRYEKGFKRGAFTRADVDNRRQFYLSAEAALEAAQAEERRAKLAYDSEVMGENTTVAKIRAQLTQAQFNLSQTVVEAPTDGYVTQVTLRPGMMAVPVPLRPVMTFIHREEQFYIGAFRQNSLMRLRPGFKADFVFRALPGKTFAGEVVEVLPAIGEGQVQAAGALYGSALLQNQGRPLVKLKITDDLSAYQLPQGASVEIAVYSDSFEHVSVMRKVLIRMKSWQNYLYLDH; encoded by the coding sequence ATGGATCTCTTGCTGATTCTGACCTATGCCGCATTTTGCGTGGCCATCTTTAAGATTTTCAAGATCCCCCTGAACAAGTGGACCGTTCCGACAGCAGTGCTGGGCGGAATTATTCTCATCGGCAGCCTGATCCTACTGATGAACTACAACCACCCGCATACCAACTTCGGCGGGCAGTTTTTCGTCTCCACCCCGATAGTTCCCGGCGTCAGAGGCAAGGTGATCGAGGTTCCCGTCACCCCCAACCAACCACTAAAAAAAGGCGATATCCTGTTTAAGATCGACCCGACCCCGTTTGCTGCCGAGGTCCGGCTGCAAGAAGCCGCCCTGGCCGAAGCCAAGCAGAGCGTCCTCGGGTTGGAAGCCGCCTATAAGTCATCGCAGGCGACGACTGCCAAAGCGCAAGCCGAACGCGACCGGACCTTGCAACAGTTCCGTCGCTACGAAAAAGGCTTCAAACGCGGGGCGTTTACCCGGGCTGATGTCGACAACCGACGCCAGTTTTATCTCAGTGCCGAAGCCGCGCTGGAGGCTGCTCAAGCCGAAGAGCGCCGGGCCAAGCTGGCCTATGATTCCGAAGTGATGGGAGAAAATACCACCGTTGCCAAAATTCGGGCCCAACTGACCCAGGCGCAGTTCAACCTCAGCCAGACTGTCGTCGAGGCCCCCACGGACGGCTATGTGACCCAGGTGACCCTCCGGCCGGGGATGATGGCGGTGCCGGTTCCGCTGCGCCCGGTGATGACCTTTATACACCGGGAGGAGCAATTCTATATCGGCGCGTTTCGCCAGAACTCATTGATGCGCCTGCGCCCGGGGTTTAAAGCCGACTTTGTTTTTCGGGCCTTGCCCGGCAAAACCTTTGCCGGTGAAGTGGTTGAAGTGTTGCCGGCCATTGGCGAAGGCCAGGTTCAGGCGGCCGGGGCGCTCTACGGCAGTGCCCTGCTGCAGAACCAGGGCCGTCCGCTGGTGAAACTGAAAATCACAGATGATTTGAGCGCGTACCAACTGCCGCAGGGAGCCAGCGTCGAAATCGCCGTCTACTCAGACAGTTTCGAACATGTGTCGGTGATGCGCAAAGTGCTGATCCGGATGAAGAGCTGGCAGAACTATCTCTACCTTGATCATTGA
- a CDS encoding DUF3302 domain-containing protein, with amino-acid sequence MFLDYFALGILIFVAVVLFYGIIALHDIPYEIAKSRNHPHQDAIHYAGWVSLFTLHVLWPFLWIWATLWREDRGWGFTQIQNEQHELHHEVLKLSEQIEKLSEKVTQLELSRTGQATGVNAGANAAANSVSAKPGTTSGGQD; translated from the coding sequence ATGTTTCTTGATTACTTCGCGCTAGGGATCTTAATTTTCGTTGCTGTCGTCTTGTTCTACGGCATTATTGCGCTCCATGACATTCCCTATGAAATTGCCAAGAGCCGCAATCACCCCCACCAGGATGCCATCCATTACGCCGGATGGGTCAGCCTGTTTACCCTGCATGTCCTGTGGCCGTTTCTCTGGATTTGGGCCACGCTGTGGCGCGAAGATCGCGGCTGGGGATTTACCCAGATCCAGAACGAACAACACGAGCTGCACCATGAAGTCCTGAAGCTGAGCGAACAGATAGAAAAACTCAGCGAGAAGGTTACCCAGCTGGAGCTGTCACGCACCGGCCAGGCCACCGGGGTAAATGCAGGCGCCAATGCAGCGGCCAATTCTGTATCAGCCAAACCCGGCACAACTTCCGGAGGGCAAGACTAA
- a CDS encoding tetratricopeptide repeat protein, whose product MSNLVIGLSLAGGALVAVVVHYFAVMNRQRRKQQTQVLKDENYQRVLEKAKIAEREEKIFKANTGHIASQLSLAKEYEMVSIAKAIFWYRKAAELGNEIAQNALARLHRLDSSDSDGEAKSRYWEQVVRAKQQEPEALFLLGSYQYQGYGTEQNIAAAIEHMTLAAEQDHVEAQLFLGDWYVAESNPDKMPLLAFGWRVRAALNESVKGCIKVAYCYQAGIGVAKDRRRAIYWLERAAETGSAEGQFLAAKMHLGGEATEAAIAYVWYSIAHAFGHPQARTERDQAAHSIAIDAILSAQSVANSVYRKLKDQPVARHAVISVLDKVYDRQRYRPDEQVLVSLSGGELAGDPDQAEAIASRDGEVTLIESPSQSSNSGQTSQRQEPPEVAAAETEAEIETAEVNVTAANEYREQGWATSWDKLTTETQPAPPSRNR is encoded by the coding sequence ATGTCGAACCTGGTTATCGGTTTAAGCCTGGCCGGCGGTGCACTGGTTGCGGTGGTGGTGCATTACTTTGCGGTGATGAATCGTCAGCGTCGCAAGCAGCAGACGCAAGTCCTGAAAGATGAGAATTACCAACGGGTTCTGGAAAAGGCCAAGATCGCTGAACGTGAAGAAAAGATCTTCAAAGCCAATACCGGTCATATCGCCAGCCAGCTGTCGCTGGCCAAAGAGTATGAAATGGTCAGTATCGCTAAGGCGATTTTCTGGTACCGCAAGGCGGCTGAACTGGGAAATGAGATTGCCCAGAATGCCTTGGCGCGTCTGCACCGGCTGGACTCGTCCGATTCGGACGGGGAGGCGAAGTCCCGTTATTGGGAGCAGGTGGTCCGTGCGAAGCAACAGGAGCCGGAGGCCCTGTTTTTACTCGGCTCCTACCAATATCAGGGCTATGGCACCGAGCAGAATATCGCGGCAGCGATAGAGCATATGACGTTAGCTGCGGAGCAGGATCATGTCGAGGCGCAATTGTTTCTGGGCGACTGGTATGTCGCCGAGAGCAATCCGGATAAAATGCCGTTGCTGGCGTTTGGCTGGCGAGTCCGGGCGGCTTTGAACGAGAGTGTCAAAGGCTGTATCAAGGTTGCTTATTGCTATCAGGCTGGGATTGGGGTGGCGAAAGATCGACGCCGGGCCATCTATTGGCTGGAAAGGGCCGCGGAAACCGGCAGTGCGGAAGGCCAGTTCCTGGCGGCCAAAATGCATCTGGGCGGTGAAGCCACCGAGGCGGCCATTGCTTATGTCTGGTACTCCATCGCCCATGCTTTCGGCCACCCGCAAGCGCGGACGGAGCGGGATCAGGCGGCGCATTCGATCGCCATTGATGCGATTTTATCGGCGCAAAGTGTCGCCAACTCGGTGTATCGTAAATTGAAAGATCAGCCGGTGGCGCGCCATGCGGTGATCTCGGTGCTGGACAAAGTCTACGATCGGCAGCGATACCGGCCGGATGAGCAGGTGCTGGTATCGTTGTCCGGCGGTGAGTTGGCCGGGGATCCTGATCAGGCCGAAGCCATTGCCAGCCGCGACGGCGAGGTGACGTTGATTGAGAGCCCAAGCCAAAGCTCAAACTCTGGTCAAACAAGCCAGCGCCAGGAGCCGCCTGAGGTCGCGGCGGCTGAAACTGAGGCCGAGATCGAGACTGCGGAGGTCAACGTGACGGCAGCCAACGAGTATCGTGAGCAGGGCTGGGCGACCTCCTGGGATAAACTCACCACAGAAACGCAACCAGCTCCGCCTTCCCGGAACCGCTGA
- the yieH gene encoding 6-phosphogluconate phosphatase produces the protein MMNESDDRQTAQSDIRCIIFDCDGTLVDSETLCNQALVNVFNRFGAQLSLEECLRHFQGGKLTDILTETRVRAGIRVSVDTLEPLYRAECRRLFEQGLSPIPGVPELLATLNARGCEMCIASNAPVSKIEHTLSLTGLLPYFDGKLFSGFEASSWKPEPDILHFAAMHMGMALSECVFVDDTPKGVQAGINAGIRTFHFAANPYSRAIVHPRVTTLTAMPQLLDYVSLPAG, from the coding sequence ATGATGAACGAATCCGATGATCGCCAGACAGCACAATCTGACATTCGCTGCATCATTTTTGATTGCGACGGCACCCTGGTCGACAGCGAAACCCTGTGTAACCAGGCATTGGTCAATGTGTTTAACCGCTTTGGCGCCCAGTTGAGTCTGGAGGAATGCCTGCGCCACTTTCAGGGCGGCAAGCTGACCGATATCCTCACCGAAACCCGGGTCCGGGCCGGGATCCGGGTTTCGGTCGATACGCTGGAGCCCCTCTACCGGGCGGAGTGCCGACGCCTGTTTGAGCAAGGACTATCCCCGATCCCCGGCGTACCGGAACTGCTGGCAACCCTAAACGCCCGGGGTTGTGAAATGTGCATCGCCTCCAATGCGCCGGTCAGCAAAATTGAGCACACCCTCAGCCTGACCGGGCTGCTGCCCTACTTTGACGGGAAATTGTTCAGCGGCTTTGAAGCCAGCAGCTGGAAGCCGGAGCCGGACATCCTGCACTTTGCGGCCATGCACATGGGCATGGCTCTGTCAGAATGCGTATTTGTTGATGACACCCCGAAAGGGGTTCAGGCAGGGATTAATGCCGGGATCCGCACATTCCATTTTGCAGCCAATCCCTACAGCCGCGCCATCGTTCACCCGCGGGTCACCACCCTGACGGCGATGCCGCAGCTGCTGGATTATGTATCACTCCCCGCAGGCTGA